The Rhododendron vialii isolate Sample 1 chromosome 5a, ASM3025357v1 genome contains a region encoding:
- the LOC131327289 gene encoding uncharacterized protein LOC131327289, whose product MSLALIQSYSSAEEDDVDDEARNDLLHFHNSSDDERDNAVSDYASKPLFDLPNGASSSSSSLPSAFDAFSEVSGPPGFLNSCVEEPGLATGDGSGPRWRHGRRRNRKEKKDLPAGAVMEAKPLLVGIHERVRSDIQGNTPPTPAVQLDGLLSTAQGGVKRMATATNPNAEDAAELLRMCVQCGIPKTFSNARGMVCPVCGDRPPVDPNNDAAKKKGSLIKDKEKNKRMKGQSSHSTWKSETEMQLRQQFD is encoded by the exons ATGAGCTTAGCACTCATCCAATCCTACTCCTCCGCAGAAGAAGACGACGTCGACGACGAAGCCCGAAACGACCTTCTCCACTTCCACAACTCCTCAGACGACGAACGCGACAACGCCGTTTCCGATTACGCCTCCAAACCCTTGTTCGACCTCCCAAATGgtgcctcctcctcctcctcctctctcccctcGGCCTTCGACGCTTTCTCTGAA GTTTCGGGGCCGCCGGGGTTTCTGAACAGTTGCGTGGAAGAACCGGGCTTGGCGACGGGAGACGGCAGTGGACCCCGGTGGCGGCATGGGCGTAGGAGGAATCGGAAAGAGAAGAAGGATTTACCCGCCG GTGCTGTAATGGAGGCCAAACCCCTTCTTGTTGGAATTCATGAGCGAGTAAGAAGTGATATCCAGGGAAACACTCCTCCAACACCAGCTGTTCAACTTGATGGTTTATTGAGCACAGCACAAGGAGGAGTCAAGCGAATGGCAACTGCCACCAATCCAAATGCTGAAGATGCCGCTGAACTTCTGAG GATGTGCGTGCAGTGTGGAATACCAAAGACATTCTCCAATGCAAGGGGAATGGTCTGCCCAGTATGTGGTGATCGCCCTCCTGTGGACCCAAACAATGATGCTGCAAAGAAGAAAGGATCCCTCATCAAAGATAAGGAGAAGAACAAGAGGATGAAAGGCCAGTCATCTCATTCAACTTGGAAGAGTGAGACCGAAATGCAGCTTCGGCAGCAGTTTGATTAG